Genomic window (Tardiphaga sp. vice304):
AGAGCCTCAACGAATTGTCCGCCGGCTTTGCCACCGCGATCTCGGCCGGGCTCATGATGGTCTATGCGGTATTGGTGCTGCTGTTCGGCACCTTCCTGCAGCCGATCACCATCCTGTTCTCGCTGCCGCTGTCGATCGGCGGCGCGATCATGGCGCTGCTGGTAACGGGCAAGCAACTGACGACGCCGGTATGGATCGGCATCCTGATGCTGATGGGAATCGTGACCAAGAACGCCATCATGCTGGTGGAATTCGCGGTCGAGGCGATCCGCGACGGCAAGCCGCGCGAGGTTGCGATCATCGACGCCGGCATGAAGCGGGCGCGACCGATCGTGATGACCACCATCGCGATGGCCGCTGGCATGATGCCGTCGGCGCTGGCATGGGGCGCCGGCGGCGAATTCCGCTCGCCGATGGCGCTGGCGGTGATCGGCGGGCTGATCTTCTCGACGCTGCTGTCGCTGATCTTCGTGCCGGCGATGTTCATGATGATGGACGATGTCGGCGCCCTGTCGTGGCGCTACGGCAAGAAACTGCTGACCTCGACCGGCGAGGACGATCACCCCGAACTGCCGCTGACCGGCCCGAAGGTGAAACCATGAACAGACTCGCGCACGCCGCCGTGGCGCTCGGATGGCTGCTGGCGCAGCCAGCGCTGGCCGCCGAGGGGACGGAAGCGCCGAACGGCGCCGCGGTCACGGTGTTGACGGCGGCGAAATCCTGCTTCTCGGATATCGTCGACGTCTCCGGCATCCTGGTGCCGAAGGAGGAGATCGCCATCCGCCCGGATCGCCCGGGGCTGAAGGTCGCCGACGTGCTGGTCGATGCCGGCGAAACCGTTACCGCGGGCCAGATCCTGGCGCGGCTGACGACGCCGGACGGCGGCACGCTGCAGATCCAGTCGACCACCGCAGGATTGGTCAGCGCCTCGACCGCGGTGATCGGCGCCGTCGCCTCCGGCAAGGGCGAGGCGCTGTTCAGCATTATCGCGCGCAGCGAATTCGATTTCATCGGCCAGGTACCGACTGCCAGCCTGCCGAAGCTGAAGATCGACCAGATGGTGCGGATCCGGGTGATCGGCGCCGGCGAGATGGACGGCCGGGTCCGCCGAGTCGCCTCCACCGTGGAGCCGAACAGCCAGCTCGGCCAGGTAACGATCTCGATCACGTCGCCGCGGCGACTGATGAGCAACGCCTATGCCCGCGCGATGATCAAGACCGGCGAGAGCTGCGGCATTGCGGTGCCGCTCACCGCGATCCTGTACGGCACCGGCGCCACCGTGGTGCAGATCGTCCGCCGCCAGCGCGTCGAGGCCCGCCGTGTCGAGGTCGGGCTGATGTCGGGCGGCC
Coding sequences:
- a CDS encoding efflux RND transporter periplasmic adaptor subunit, yielding MNRLAHAAVALGWLLAQPALAAEGTEAPNGAAVTVLTAAKSCFSDIVDVSGILVPKEEIAIRPDRPGLKVADVLVDAGETVTAGQILARLTTPDGGTLQIQSTTAGLVSASTAVIGAVASGKGEALFSIIARSEFDFIGQVPTASLPKLKIDQMVRIRVIGAGEMDGRVRRVASTVEPNSQLGQVTISITSPRRLMSNAYARAMIKTGESCGIAVPLTAILYGTGATVVQIVRRQRVEARRVEVGLMSGGRVEIREGLNEGDVVVARAGALLREGDPVRPVQAEVGK